One window of the Catenulispora sp. MAP5-51 genome contains the following:
- the nuoF gene encoding NADH-quinone oxidoreductase subunit NuoF has product MAPELTPVLSRGWLDSEPWTLAGYQRRDGYTAVKQALRMHPDEVIQLVKDSGLRGRGGAGFPTGMKWGFIPQNDGKPHYLVVNADESEPGTCKDIPFMMANPHELVEGVIIACYAIRASHAFIYVRGEVLHVLRRLQAAVREAYEAGFLGKGVFGTDFDLELTVHAGAGAYICGEETALLDSLEGKRGQPRLRPPFPAVAGLYASPTCVNNVESIGSVPAIVRNGVDWFKGMGSEKSPGFTLYSLSGHVKHPGQYEAPLGITLRELLDYAGGIRPGHRLKFWTPGGSSTPMFTEEHLDVPLDYEGVGAAGSMLGTKALQIFDETTCVVRAALRWTEFYAHESCGKCTPCREGTYWLVQILKRMEKGEGTEDDLGKLLDLCDNIVGKAFCALGDGAAAPIQSSLKYFRDEYLEHFERGGCPLDPSLSTAWADGPLSFARTSA; this is encoded by the coding sequence ATGGCACCCGAACTCACTCCCGTCCTGTCCCGCGGCTGGCTGGACTCCGAGCCCTGGACGCTCGCCGGCTACCAGCGGCGCGACGGCTACACCGCGGTCAAGCAGGCGCTGCGGATGCACCCCGACGAGGTCATCCAGCTGGTCAAGGACTCCGGTCTGCGCGGCCGCGGCGGCGCGGGCTTCCCCACCGGCATGAAGTGGGGCTTCATCCCGCAGAACGACGGCAAGCCGCACTACCTCGTGGTGAACGCGGACGAGTCCGAGCCGGGCACGTGCAAGGACATCCCGTTCATGATGGCCAACCCGCACGAGCTCGTGGAGGGTGTGATCATCGCGTGCTACGCGATCCGCGCCAGCCACGCGTTCATCTACGTGCGCGGTGAAGTGCTGCACGTCCTGCGGCGTCTGCAGGCCGCGGTGCGCGAGGCGTACGAGGCCGGGTTCCTCGGCAAGGGCGTCTTCGGTACCGACTTCGACCTCGAACTCACGGTGCACGCCGGAGCCGGCGCCTACATCTGCGGCGAGGAGACGGCGCTGCTGGACTCCTTGGAAGGCAAGCGGGGACAGCCTCGTCTGCGTCCTCCCTTCCCGGCCGTCGCAGGGCTCTACGCCAGCCCCACCTGTGTGAACAACGTCGAGTCCATCGGTTCGGTTCCCGCGATCGTGCGCAACGGCGTGGACTGGTTCAAGGGCATGGGCAGTGAGAAGTCCCCGGGCTTCACGCTGTACTCGCTGTCCGGCCACGTCAAGCACCCCGGCCAGTACGAGGCGCCGCTGGGCATCACCCTGCGCGAGCTGCTCGACTACGCCGGCGGCATCCGGCCCGGGCACCGCCTGAAGTTCTGGACGCCGGGCGGCTCCTCCACGCCGATGTTCACCGAGGAGCACCTCGACGTCCCGCTGGACTACGAGGGCGTCGGCGCGGCCGGCTCGATGCTGGGCACCAAGGCGCTGCAGATCTTCGACGAGACCACCTGTGTGGTCCGCGCGGCTTTGCGCTGGACGGAGTTCTACGCGCACGAGTCCTGCGGCAAGTGCACGCCGTGCCGCGAGGGCACCTACTGGCTCGTGCAGATCCTCAAGCGCATGGAGAAGGGCGAGGGCACCGAGGACGACCTCGGCAAGCTGCTCGACCTGTGCGACAACATCGTGGGCAAGGCCTTCTGCGCCCTCGGCGACGGTGCCGCCGCGCCGATCCAGTCCTCGCTCAAGTACTTCCGGGACGAGTACCTGGAGCACTTCGAGCGCGGCGGGTGCCCCCTCGACCCGTCTTTGTCCACCGCGTGGGCCGACGGCCCGCTGTCGTTCGCGAGGACCAGCGCATGA
- a CDS encoding NADH-quinone oxidoreductase subunit G, giving the protein MTVTSENAANAAGSKKEVAVPTPPPVELVTITIDGIELRVPKNELIIRSAERIGIQVPRFCDHPLLAPAGACRQCIVEVEGQRKPVASCTVTVADGMVIKTQLTSPVAEKAQRGVMELLLINHPLDCPVCDKGGECPLQNQAMSTGAGESRYEGVKRTFPKPINISSQVLLDRERCVSCARCTRFADQIAGDPFITLIERGSNQQVGISVAEDQDFASYFSGNTVQICPVGALTGAAYRFRSRPFDLVSSPSACEHCASGCGLRTDHRRGKVTRRMAAEDPQVNEEWNCDKGRWAFQYSQAPAAKRITSPLIRDRETGELRPASWPEALAFAAEGLGAARGRAAALVGGRLTLEDAYAYAKFTRIALETNDIDFRSRPHSEEEAEFLASYVAGSGLATTYADLDLAPAALLVGFEPEEESPIVFLRLRKNVLARKLAVAAIAPFATRGLNKLRGALLKAAPLTEPAFLAALADGGPDSGLDAAGLKAAEDLRKPGAVILVGERLAAVPGALTAAVRLAGVTGAKLAWVPRRAGERGALEAGALPNLLPGGRPATDPEARTEVAARWGVANLPGAFGRGADQIVDTAVLGGVAGLVVAGVDPYDTADPQSFLDALDRVPCVVSLEFRHTAVTEKAHVVFPVAPVAEKSGTFVDWEGRSRSFDTALDADAVQAAGLGEMPDLRVLDRIADAMDVHLGLPTVGAARAEIARLGLWHREKTPALASTPAELPKPAVGEAVLATWHFLLDSGSLQAHEPFLAGTRKPTVVHLSKETASEIGAAEGDPVTVSNEHGSITLPLQIADLAGRVVWLPTNSKGSQVRRALRADTGSLVKIARAATEVEATA; this is encoded by the coding sequence ATGACCGTGACTTCTGAGAACGCGGCGAACGCCGCCGGCAGCAAGAAGGAGGTGGCCGTGCCCACACCACCTCCCGTCGAACTCGTCACCATCACCATCGACGGCATCGAGCTGCGGGTTCCGAAAAACGAGCTGATCATCCGCTCCGCGGAGCGGATCGGCATCCAGGTGCCGCGGTTCTGCGACCACCCGCTGCTGGCCCCGGCCGGCGCCTGCCGGCAGTGCATCGTGGAGGTGGAGGGCCAGCGCAAGCCGGTGGCCTCCTGCACCGTCACGGTCGCCGACGGCATGGTGATCAAGACCCAGCTGACCTCGCCGGTCGCCGAGAAGGCCCAGCGCGGGGTGATGGAGCTGCTGCTCATCAACCACCCGCTGGACTGCCCGGTCTGCGACAAGGGCGGCGAGTGCCCGCTGCAGAACCAGGCGATGAGCACCGGCGCCGGGGAGTCCCGGTACGAGGGCGTCAAGCGCACCTTCCCCAAGCCGATCAACATCTCCAGCCAGGTGCTGCTGGACCGCGAGCGCTGCGTGTCCTGCGCGCGCTGCACGCGGTTCGCCGACCAGATCGCCGGGGACCCGTTCATCACCCTGATCGAGCGCGGGTCCAACCAGCAGGTCGGCATCTCGGTGGCCGAGGACCAGGACTTCGCGTCCTACTTCTCCGGCAACACGGTGCAGATCTGCCCGGTCGGCGCGCTGACCGGCGCCGCCTACCGGTTCCGCTCGCGCCCCTTCGACCTGGTCTCCTCGCCGTCGGCGTGCGAGCACTGTGCTTCTGGCTGCGGCCTTCGCACGGACCACCGCCGCGGCAAGGTCACCCGGCGCATGGCGGCCGAGGACCCGCAGGTGAACGAGGAGTGGAACTGCGACAAGGGACGCTGGGCGTTCCAGTACTCGCAGGCCCCCGCCGCCAAGCGGATCACCTCGCCGCTGATCCGCGACCGCGAGACCGGCGAGCTGCGCCCGGCCTCCTGGCCGGAGGCGCTGGCCTTCGCCGCCGAGGGCCTGGGCGCCGCGCGCGGCCGGGCCGCCGCCCTGGTGGGCGGCCGGCTGACCCTCGAGGACGCCTACGCGTACGCGAAGTTCACCCGGATCGCGCTGGAGACCAACGACATCGACTTCCGGTCCCGGCCGCACTCCGAGGAGGAGGCCGAGTTCCTGGCCTCGTACGTCGCCGGCTCCGGCCTGGCGACCACGTACGCCGACCTCGACCTGGCCCCGGCCGCGCTGCTCGTCGGCTTCGAGCCGGAGGAGGAGTCGCCGATCGTCTTCCTGCGGCTGCGCAAGAACGTGCTCGCCCGCAAGCTGGCGGTGGCGGCCATAGCGCCGTTCGCGACGCGCGGCCTGAACAAGCTCAGGGGCGCGCTGCTGAAGGCGGCGCCGCTCACGGAGCCGGCGTTCCTGGCGGCGCTGGCCGACGGCGGCCCGGACTCCGGTCTGGACGCCGCGGGCCTGAAGGCCGCCGAGGACCTGCGCAAGCCCGGGGCGGTGATCCTGGTCGGCGAGCGGCTCGCCGCCGTGCCGGGTGCGCTCACCGCCGCGGTGCGGCTGGCCGGGGTCACCGGCGCGAAGCTCGCGTGGGTGCCGCGCCGGGCCGGCGAGCGCGGCGCGCTGGAGGCCGGCGCGCTGCCGAACCTGCTGCCCGGCGGCCGCCCGGCCACCGACCCCGAGGCCCGGACCGAGGTCGCCGCCCGCTGGGGCGTGGCCAACCTGCCGGGCGCCTTCGGGCGCGGGGCCGACCAGATCGTGGACACCGCGGTACTGGGCGGCGTCGCAGGGCTCGTGGTCGCCGGCGTCGACCCGTACGACACGGCCGACCCGCAGTCGTTCCTGGACGCGCTGGACCGGGTGCCGTGCGTGGTCTCGCTGGAGTTCCGGCACACCGCGGTCACCGAGAAGGCCCACGTGGTCTTCCCGGTCGCCCCGGTCGCTGAGAAGTCCGGGACCTTCGTGGACTGGGAGGGCCGCTCGCGGTCCTTCGACACCGCGCTGGACGCCGACGCGGTCCAGGCCGCCGGGCTCGGCGAGATGCCGGACCTGCGGGTGCTGGACCGGATCGCCGACGCCATGGACGTGCACCTGGGCCTGCCCACGGTCGGCGCGGCGCGCGCGGAGATCGCGCGGCTGGGCCTGTGGCACCGGGAGAAGACCCCGGCGCTGGCCAGCACCCCGGCCGAGCTGCCCAAGCCGGCGGTCGGCGAGGCCGTGCTGGCCACCTGGCACTTCCTGCTGGACTCCGGGTCGCTGCAGGCGCACGAGCCGTTCCTGGCCGGCACCCGCAAGCCCACGGTGGTCCACCTGAGCAAGGAGACCGCCTCGGAGATCGGGGCTGCCGAGGGCGACCCGGTCACCGTCTCCAACGAGCACGGCTCGATCACCCTGCCGCTGCAGATCGCCGACCTGGCCGGCCGCGTGGTGTGGCTGCCCACGAACTCCAAGGGTTCGCAGGTGCGCCGCGCGCTGCGCGCGGACACCGGCTCGCTGGTCAAGATCGCACGCGCCGCGACCGAAGTGGAGGCCACCGCGTGA
- the nuoK gene encoding NADH-quinone oxidoreductase subunit NuoK has translation MNPANYLFLSALLFTIGAFGVLIRRNAIVVFMCVELMLNAVNLSLVTFSRMHGDLTGQVIAFFTMVVAAAEVVVGLAIIVSVFRTRRSASVDDANLLKY, from the coding sequence ATGAACCCGGCCAACTACCTGTTCCTGTCGGCGCTCCTGTTCACGATCGGCGCCTTCGGGGTGCTGATCCGCCGGAACGCCATCGTGGTCTTCATGTGCGTGGAGCTCATGCTCAACGCCGTGAACCTGTCGCTGGTGACCTTCTCCCGCATGCACGGCGACCTCACCGGCCAGGTCATCGCCTTCTTCACGATGGTGGTGGCGGCCGCGGAGGTCGTGGTCGGACTGGCCATCATCGTGTCTGTGTTCCGCACCCGCCGCTCGGCCTCGGTCGACGACGCAAACCTGCTGAAGTACTGA
- the nuoH gene encoding NADH-quinone oxidoreductase subunit NuoH: protein MASGPLAADVTPPTNYEDLSFFGRDPWWLILIKVVAVFAFLVVVVLMAILFERKIVGYMQQRIGPNRTGPWGMLQSLADGVKLMLKEDIIPTAADKIVFILAPLISTIPAFLAIAVVPFGPANNQVSIFGHRTPLQLTDLPVALLYVLAATSIGIYGIVLAGWASGSTYPLLGGLRSTAQMISYEIAMSLSFVAVFIYAGTMSTSGIVASQHSWWNCLPLLPSFVIYVVSMVGETNRAPFDLPEAEGELVGGFHTEYSSIKFALFFLAEYINMVTVSSLAVLMFLGGWHAPWGVVSVWHGANSGWWPIMWYVGKLVLFMLFFFWLRATLPRLRYDQFMKLGWKVLIPSSLVWLLAVAIVRTLKNQGDLNRSHLVYILGPVIAVLVIAWIVSELRYRQTSAQEKAEEAAAAAKPFDPMDGGFPVPPLPGQAVPAFTPRRPRAALVGAVVEATELEAGDSDV from the coding sequence CTGGCCAGTGGCCCCCTCGCCGCCGACGTCACCCCGCCGACCAACTACGAGGACCTCTCGTTCTTCGGCCGGGACCCGTGGTGGCTGATCCTGATCAAGGTCGTCGCGGTCTTCGCGTTCCTGGTCGTCGTGGTCCTGATGGCGATCCTGTTCGAGCGCAAGATCGTCGGCTACATGCAGCAGCGCATCGGGCCCAACCGCACCGGCCCCTGGGGCATGCTCCAGTCGCTGGCCGACGGTGTGAAGCTGATGCTCAAGGAAGACATCATCCCCACCGCGGCGGACAAGATCGTCTTCATCCTGGCCCCGCTGATCTCGACCATCCCGGCGTTCCTGGCGATCGCCGTGGTGCCCTTCGGGCCGGCGAACAACCAGGTGTCGATCTTCGGACACCGGACCCCGCTGCAGCTGACCGACCTGCCGGTGGCCCTGCTGTACGTGCTGGCCGCCACCTCGATCGGGATCTACGGCATCGTGCTGGCCGGCTGGGCCTCCGGCTCGACCTACCCGCTGCTGGGCGGCCTGCGCTCGACGGCGCAGATGATCTCCTACGAGATCGCGATGTCGCTGTCCTTCGTGGCGGTGTTCATCTACGCCGGCACGATGAGCACCTCGGGCATCGTGGCCAGCCAGCACAGCTGGTGGAACTGCCTGCCGCTGCTGCCCTCCTTCGTCATCTACGTGGTGTCGATGGTCGGCGAGACCAACCGCGCGCCCTTCGACCTCCCCGAGGCCGAGGGCGAGCTGGTCGGCGGCTTCCACACCGAGTACTCCTCGATCAAGTTCGCGCTGTTCTTCCTGGCCGAGTACATCAACATGGTCACCGTCTCCTCGCTGGCCGTGCTGATGTTCCTGGGCGGCTGGCACGCCCCCTGGGGCGTGGTCTCGGTCTGGCACGGCGCGAACAGCGGCTGGTGGCCGATCATGTGGTACGTCGGCAAGCTGGTCCTGTTCATGCTGTTCTTCTTCTGGCTGCGGGCCACGCTGCCCCGCCTGCGCTACGACCAGTTCATGAAGCTGGGCTGGAAGGTGCTGATCCCGTCCTCGCTGGTGTGGCTGCTGGCGGTGGCCATCGTGCGGACGCTGAAGAACCAGGGCGACCTGAACCGCTCGCACCTGGTCTACATCCTCGGTCCGGTGATCGCGGTACTGGTGATCGCCTGGATCGTGAGCGAGCTGCGCTACCGGCAGACCAGCGCCCAGGAGAAGGCCGAGGAGGCCGCCGCGGCGGCCAAGCCGTTCGACCCCATGGACGGCGGGTTCCCGGTGCCGCCGCTGCCCGGCCAGGCGGTGCCGGCGTTCACGCCGCGCCGTCCTCGGGCCGCCCTGGTGGGCGCCGTGGTGGAGGCCACCGAACTCGAAGCAGGAGACTCCGATGTCTGA
- the nuoI gene encoding NADH-quinone oxidoreductase subunit NuoI, whose amino-acid sequence MSDEQNPYSGKEKPKNPLAGVAGFGVTFSTMFKKRTTEQYPEEPKQTALRFHGRHQLNRHPDGLEKCVGCELCAWACPADAIYVEGADNTDDERYSPGERYGRVYQINYLRCILCGLCIEACPTRALTMTNEFELADSSRASLIYTKDELLAGLTEGMVESPHSIFPGMTAQDYYEGKVTAAAPGTVPQQRSSAKPDPDGEDA is encoded by the coding sequence ATGTCTGACGAGCAGAACCCTTACTCCGGTAAGGAGAAGCCGAAGAACCCGCTCGCCGGGGTCGCGGGGTTCGGCGTCACCTTCTCGACGATGTTCAAGAAGCGGACGACCGAGCAGTACCCCGAGGAGCCCAAGCAGACCGCGCTGCGGTTCCACGGCCGGCACCAGCTCAACCGGCACCCCGACGGGCTGGAGAAGTGCGTCGGCTGCGAGCTGTGCGCCTGGGCCTGCCCGGCGGACGCCATCTACGTGGAGGGCGCGGACAACACCGACGACGAGCGCTACTCCCCCGGGGAGCGCTACGGCCGCGTCTACCAGATCAACTACCTGCGCTGCATCCTGTGCGGGCTGTGCATCGAGGCGTGCCCGACCCGGGCGCTGACCATGACCAACGAGTTCGAGCTCGCGGACAGCTCTCGGGCCAGCCTCATCTACACCAAGGACGAGCTGCTCGCCGGGCTGACCGAGGGCATGGTCGAATCGCCGCACTCGATCTTCCCGGGCATGACCGCCCAGGACTACTACGAGGGCAAGGTCACCGCGGCCGCACCGGGCACCGTCCCGCAGCAGCGCAGCTCGGCCAAGCCCGACCCGGACGGGGAGGACGCGTGA
- a CDS encoding NADH-quinone oxidoreductase subunit M has protein sequence MSSFPWLTTLGVVPLVGSAAVAVVAKEKSEAAKKIALSFSVATLGIGIAMATQFKKGGARFQFTESHQWIKAFNINYGLGVDGIALVLILMTLVLMPVVILAGWHDADEAQADGRRSVRAYFSLYLLLETMMIGVFAATDLFLFYVFFEAMLIPMYFLIGGFGGPQRSYAAVKFLLYSLFGGLFMLAALIGLYVASGKHLGTGTFDFQTLANAVSSGQLGISPGLGKALFLGFFVAFAVKAPLFPFHTWLPDAAAEATPGSAVLLVGVLDKVGTFGMLRYCLELFPGASKFFTPLVIGMAIVGTMYGALLAIGQTDIKRLIAYTSISHFGLITLGVFAMTSTGQSGASLYMVNHGLSTGALFIVAGFLISRRGSQLIDDYGGVNKVAPKLAGVFLIAGLSSLALPGLSSFVSEFLVLVGTFERYKAVAIVATAAIILAALYVLWLYQRTMTGPLKAGLEGMKDLRAREVVAVAPLIALIIGLGFYPKPVLDIVNPSVNTTLQHVHQQDPAPAVNAVQTSEKVDSK, from the coding sequence ATGAGCAGCTTTCCCTGGTTGACCACGCTGGGCGTCGTCCCGCTGGTCGGATCGGCCGCGGTCGCCGTGGTCGCGAAGGAGAAGAGCGAGGCCGCCAAGAAGATCGCGCTGTCCTTCAGCGTGGCCACGCTCGGCATCGGCATCGCGATGGCGACCCAGTTCAAGAAGGGCGGCGCCCGGTTCCAGTTCACCGAGAGCCACCAGTGGATCAAGGCTTTCAACATCAACTACGGGCTCGGGGTCGACGGCATCGCGCTGGTGCTGATCCTGATGACCCTGGTGCTGATGCCGGTGGTGATCCTGGCCGGCTGGCACGACGCCGACGAGGCGCAGGCCGACGGCCGCCGCTCGGTGCGCGCCTACTTCTCGCTGTACCTGCTGCTGGAGACCATGATGATCGGGGTCTTCGCGGCCACCGATCTGTTCCTGTTCTACGTGTTCTTCGAAGCCATGCTGATCCCGATGTACTTCCTCATCGGCGGCTTCGGCGGACCGCAGCGGTCCTACGCGGCGGTGAAGTTCCTGCTGTACTCGCTGTTCGGCGGCCTGTTCATGCTGGCCGCGCTGATCGGCCTGTACGTGGCCTCGGGCAAGCACCTGGGCACCGGTACCTTCGACTTCCAGACGCTGGCCAACGCGGTGAGCTCCGGCCAGCTGGGCATCAGCCCGGGACTGGGCAAGGCGCTGTTCCTCGGGTTCTTCGTGGCCTTCGCCGTGAAGGCGCCGCTGTTCCCGTTCCACACCTGGCTGCCGGACGCCGCCGCCGAGGCCACGCCCGGCTCGGCGGTGCTGCTGGTCGGCGTGCTGGACAAGGTCGGCACCTTCGGGATGCTCCGGTACTGCCTGGAGCTGTTCCCGGGGGCGTCGAAGTTCTTCACGCCGCTGGTGATCGGGATGGCGATCGTCGGCACCATGTACGGTGCGCTGCTGGCCATCGGCCAGACCGACATCAAGCGCCTGATCGCCTACACCTCGATCTCGCACTTCGGGCTGATCACCCTCGGGGTGTTCGCGATGACCTCGACCGGTCAGAGCGGCGCCTCGCTGTACATGGTGAACCACGGCCTGTCGACCGGCGCGCTGTTCATCGTCGCCGGCTTCCTGATCTCCCGTCGCGGATCGCAGCTGATCGACGACTACGGAGGCGTGAACAAGGTCGCGCCGAAGCTGGCCGGCGTGTTCCTGATCGCCGGGCTGTCCTCGCTGGCGCTGCCGGGCCTGTCCTCCTTCGTCTCGGAGTTCCTGGTCCTGGTCGGCACCTTCGAGCGCTACAAGGCGGTGGCGATCGTGGCCACCGCGGCGATCATCCTGGCCGCGCTGTACGTGCTCTGGCTCTACCAGCGGACCATGACCGGCCCGCTGAAGGCGGGGCTGGAGGGCATGAAGGACCTGCGGGCGCGTGAGGTGGTCGCCGTGGCGCCGCTGATCGCGCTGATCATCGGCCTGGGCTTCTACCCCAAGCCGGTGCTCGACATCGTGAACCCCTCCGTCAACACCACTCTGCAGCACGTTCACCAGCAGGACCCGGCTCCGGCCGTGAACGCGGTGCAGACTTCGGAGAAGGTGGACTCCAAGTGA
- the nuoL gene encoding NADH-quinone oxidoreductase subunit L, translating into MESLIWLVPGLPLFGAAILLLGGKRTNAWGHLLGCLTALGSFALAAGLFFTMLGKHGAARTMHQHLYTWIPVPGTGQNPFQADVAFQLDQLSVVFILLITGVGSLIHIYSVGYMSHDPERRKFFSYLNLFLAAMLILVLADNYLLLYVGWEGVGLASYLLIGFWQYKPSAAAAAKKAFVVNRVGDVGLSIAIMLMFVTFGTFNFSNPGGSGQSPANQIGVFGLAPEASKGTLTAIGIMLLLAACGKSAQFPLQSWLGDAMEGPTPVSALIHAATMVTAGVYLIVRSHAIFDLSPTARLLVTIVGAITLLFGAIVGCAKDDIKKSLAGSTMSQIGYMILAAGLGPLGYAFAIMHLVTHGFFKAGLFLGAGSVMHGMDDEVNMRRYGALRKYMPITFGTFFLGYLAIIGCPPFSGYYSKDHIIEAAFSKGGTSGLILGGCALLGALITAFYMTRMVIMTFFGEKRWEANAEGHEPHPHESPFSMALPMLLLAVGSVAAGFLFNLNNAFVDWLEPVTGPRPEGKLPGGLSSAELSIIILVAVAIGVTIAIVQYGTRKVPSVAPRGSFITVAARKDLYGDAFNEAALMRPGQYLTRTLVYTDNRGVDGAINGLAALVGGTSGRLRRLQTGYVRSYALSMFGGAAALVAAILFAKL; encoded by the coding sequence ATGGAAAGTCTCATCTGGCTTGTCCCCGGACTGCCGCTCTTCGGCGCGGCGATCCTGCTCCTGGGGGGCAAGCGAACCAACGCCTGGGGGCACCTGCTCGGGTGCCTGACGGCGCTGGGCAGCTTCGCCCTCGCGGCCGGGCTGTTCTTCACCATGCTCGGCAAGCACGGCGCCGCGCGCACCATGCACCAGCACCTGTACACCTGGATCCCGGTGCCCGGCACGGGCCAGAACCCGTTCCAGGCCGACGTGGCCTTTCAGCTCGACCAGCTCTCGGTGGTCTTCATCCTGCTGATCACGGGTGTCGGATCGCTGATCCACATCTACTCGGTCGGCTACATGAGCCACGACCCCGAGCGCCGGAAGTTCTTCAGCTACCTGAACCTCTTCCTCGCGGCGATGCTGATCCTGGTGCTGGCCGACAACTACCTGCTGCTGTACGTCGGCTGGGAGGGCGTCGGTCTGGCCTCCTACCTGCTGATCGGGTTCTGGCAGTACAAGCCCAGCGCGGCGGCCGCGGCGAAGAAGGCGTTCGTCGTCAACCGCGTCGGCGACGTCGGGCTCTCGATCGCGATCATGCTGATGTTCGTCACCTTCGGGACGTTCAACTTCTCCAACCCCGGCGGGAGCGGCCAGTCGCCGGCGAACCAGATCGGCGTGTTCGGTCTGGCGCCGGAGGCCTCCAAGGGCACGCTGACCGCGATCGGCATCATGCTGCTGCTGGCCGCCTGCGGCAAGTCGGCGCAGTTCCCGCTGCAGTCCTGGCTCGGCGACGCGATGGAGGGCCCGACCCCGGTCAGCGCCCTGATCCACGCCGCGACCATGGTGACCGCCGGCGTCTACCTGATCGTCCGCTCGCACGCGATCTTCGACCTGTCGCCGACCGCGCGCCTGCTGGTGACCATCGTCGGCGCGATCACGCTGCTGTTCGGCGCGATCGTCGGTTGCGCCAAGGACGACATCAAGAAGAGCCTGGCCGGCTCGACGATGTCGCAGATCGGCTACATGATCCTGGCCGCGGGCCTGGGCCCGCTCGGCTACGCGTTCGCGATCATGCACCTGGTCACCCACGGCTTCTTCAAGGCCGGGCTGTTCCTGGGCGCCGGGTCGGTCATGCACGGCATGGACGACGAGGTGAACATGCGCCGCTACGGCGCCCTGCGCAAGTACATGCCGATCACCTTCGGCACGTTCTTCCTGGGCTACCTCGCGATCATCGGCTGCCCGCCGTTCTCCGGGTACTACTCCAAGGACCACATCATCGAGGCCGCGTTCAGCAAGGGCGGCACCTCGGGCTTGATCCTGGGCGGCTGTGCCCTGCTCGGCGCGCTGATCACCGCGTTCTACATGACCCGCATGGTGATCATGACGTTCTTCGGCGAGAAGCGCTGGGAGGCCAACGCCGAAGGGCACGAGCCGCACCCGCACGAGTCGCCGTTCAGCATGGCGCTGCCGATGCTGCTGCTGGCGGTCGGTTCGGTCGCCGCGGGCTTCCTGTTCAACCTGAACAACGCCTTCGTCGACTGGCTGGAGCCGGTGACCGGGCCGCGGCCGGAGGGCAAGCTGCCCGGCGGTCTGAGCTCGGCGGAGCTGTCGATCATCATCCTGGTGGCGGTGGCCATCGGCGTCACGATCGCGATCGTCCAGTACGGGACCCGCAAGGTGCCCTCCGTCGCCCCGCGCGGCAGCTTCATCACCGTGGCGGCCCGCAAGGACCTGTACGGCGACGCCTTCAACGAGGCGGCGCTGATGCGTCCCGGCCAGTACCTGACCCGCACCCTGGTCTACACCGACAACCGCGGCGTGGACGGGGCGATCAACGGTCTGGCCGCGCTGGTCGGCGGGACGTCCGGGCGGCTGCGACGGCTCCAGACCGGATACGTCCGCTCCTACGCCCTGTCCATGTTCGGAGGAGCGGCCGCCCTGGTCGCCGCGATCCTCTTCGCGAAGCTCTAA
- a CDS encoding NADH-quinone oxidoreductase subunit J → MSLPLAVADQGVTLAAGLSKTSDGEAFQFYVLGAVALLGALGTVFSKKAVHSALSLATTMICLAMFYLAQGAYFLGVVQIVVYTGAIMMLFLFVLMLVGVSSADSLVETIKGQRKLAVLAGVAFAVLVMVALGHARLGTFVGAGQANAGGGNVKNLADLIFSKYFWAFEVTSALLITAAVGAMVMTHRERLVAKKSQKELVEERVRTGKRMTPLPTPGVYARHNAVDVPALLPDGSVAEDSVNATLVARTPVRDAVGLTAVTRENMALPHQGEAPELENASSNGASSNGAAE, encoded by the coding sequence ATGAGCCTTCCGCTCGCTGTCGCCGATCAGGGTGTCACCCTGGCCGCCGGGCTGAGCAAGACCTCCGACGGCGAGGCCTTCCAGTTCTACGTCCTCGGCGCGGTCGCCCTGCTCGGGGCCCTGGGGACGGTCTTCTCCAAGAAGGCCGTGCACTCGGCGCTCTCGCTGGCCACGACCATGATCTGCCTGGCGATGTTCTACCTGGCGCAGGGGGCCTACTTCCTCGGCGTGGTGCAGATCGTCGTCTACACCGGCGCGATCATGATGCTGTTCCTGTTCGTGCTGATGCTGGTCGGCGTCTCCAGCGCCGACTCCCTGGTGGAGACCATCAAGGGCCAGCGCAAGCTGGCGGTGCTGGCCGGGGTCGCCTTCGCGGTCCTGGTCATGGTGGCCCTGGGCCACGCGCGGCTGGGGACCTTCGTGGGCGCGGGGCAGGCCAACGCCGGCGGCGGCAACGTCAAGAACCTGGCGGACCTGATCTTCAGCAAGTACTTCTGGGCCTTCGAGGTCACCTCGGCGCTGCTGATCACCGCCGCGGTCGGCGCGATGGTGATGACCCACCGGGAGCGCCTGGTGGCCAAGAAGTCGCAGAAGGAACTGGTCGAGGAGCGGGTGCGCACCGGCAAGCGGATGACGCCGCTGCCGACGCCGGGTGTCTACGCGCGGCACAACGCGGTGGACGTCCCCGCGCTGCTGCCCGACGGCTCGGTCGCCGAGGACTCGGTGAACGCCACGCTGGTGGCCCGCACTCCCGTGCGCGACGCGGTCGGACTGACCGCGGTGACCCGGGAGAACATGGCGCTGCCGCACCAGGGCGAGGCTCCCGAACTTGAGAACGCCTCGTCGAACGGTGCTTCTTCGAACGGAGCCGCCGAATGA